In Arachis hypogaea cultivar Tifrunner chromosome 2, arahy.Tifrunner.gnm2.J5K5, whole genome shotgun sequence, a genomic segment contains:
- the LOC112758074 gene encoding 3'-5' exonuclease-like — protein sequence MGDPNHHENHDAPTQVSGTTRAIISVVDHNLPYDDYNLYDVIFHTHTIHTLLTTSPSRVDTWLSDTLNHHSSSTTTTTVLVGLDIEWRPNSHRNSNNPVATLQLCIGNRCLVFQILHSPSVPQSLVDFLVNEGHTFLGVGVEEDVEKLLEDYNLNVKNFVDLRNLAENVLGESEMKRAGLKSLAERVLGLEIEKPKRISRSRWDNAWLTAEQVQYACIDAFVSFEVGRMLYGFRNGNGF from the coding sequence ATGGGAGACCCCAACCACCACGAGAACCACGACGCACCCACTCAAGTGAGTGGGACAACACGCGCCATCATCAGTGTCGTTGACCACAACCTTCCCTACGACGACTACAACCTCTATGACGTCATCTTCCACACCCACACCATCCACACTCTCCTCACCACTTCTCCCTCCCGTGTCGACACCTGGCTCTCTGACACTCTCAACCACCattcctcctccaccaccaccaccactgtcCTCGTCGGCCTCGACATCGAGTGGCGTCCTAACTCCCACCGCAACTCCAACAACCCAGTCGCCACTCTCCAGCTCTGCATCGGCAACCGCTGCCTCGTCTTTCAGATCCTTCACTCCCCTTCGGTTCCGCAGTCTCTCGTTGACTTCCTTGTTAACGAGGGACACACTTTTCTCGGCGTGGGAGTCGAGGAGGACGTGGAGAAGCTTCTGGAAGACTACAACCTCAACGTGAAGAATTTCGTTGATTTGAGAAATCTGGCGGAAAACGTGCTGGGTGAGAGTGAGATGAAAAGAGCGGGCCTGAAGAGTCTGGCGGAAAGGGTGCTCGGATTGGAGATCGAGAAGCCTAAAAGAATCAGTCGGAGCCGCTGGGATAACGCGTGGCTCACGGCGGAACAGGTTCAATACGCATGCATTGATGCTTTCGTGTCGTTCGAAGTTGGAAGAATGCTGTATGGGTTTCGAAATGGAAACggcttttga
- the LOC112758053 gene encoding phosphoribosylamine--glycine ligase-like isoform X2 — translation MSCATFNVGASFNLHGRSHVGNSNPFHFRVQHCVLHKPSSTSLFIQNLNLRSSNVSVSASSPFHSVFKCSARNSESSGSVGVDTNNSSQKVIVLVIGGGGREHALCYALQRSPSCDAVFCAPGNAGISSSGNATCITDLNVYDAAAVISFCHKQGVGLVVVGPEAPLVAGLVNELVKAGIPTFGPSAEAAALEGSKNFMKHLCDKYDIPTAKYKTFTDPSVAKQYIQEQGAPIVIKADGLAAGKGVTVAMSLEEAYEAVDSMLVKGDFGSAGCRVIVEEYLEGEEVSFFALVDGENAIPLESAQDHKRVGDGDTGPNTGGMGAYSPAPILTKELQSIVMDHIITPTVKGMSAEGCKFVGVLYAGLMIEKKSGMPKLIEYNVRFGDPECQVLMVRLESDLVQVLLAACKGELSGVSLNWSPGSAMVVVMASKGYPGKYEKGTLIKNLEQAEHAAPGIKIFHAGTAFDSEGRFIATGGRVLGVTAKGDSLEEACDRAYRAIDEINWPEGFYRRDIGWRALPKKQYATKG, via the exons ATGTCTTGTGCCACCTTCAATGTTGGAGCTTCTTTCAACCTTCATGGACGCTCTCATGTTGGAAATTCCAATCCATTTCATTTTAGAGTCCAACACTGTGTTTTGCACaagccttcttctacttctctcttCATTCAGAACTTGAATTTGAGGAGCTCCAATGTTAGTGTTAGTGCCTCAAGTCCATTCCACAGTGTTTTCAAATGCTCTGCTCGGAACTCAGAGTCATCGGGTTCTGTTGGGGTTGATACAAACAATAGTTCTC AAAAGGTGATTGTTCTTGTAATTGGTGGAGGAGGACGCGAACACGCACTTTGCTATGCCTTGCAACGATCACCATCCTGTGATGCTGTATTTTGTGCCCCCGGCAATGCAGGAATTTCCAGCTCTGGAAATGCTACTTGCATTACAGACCTCAATGTCTATGATGCAGCAGCAGTAATCTCATTTTGTCACAAACAGGGGGTGGGACTTGTTGTTGTGGGACCCGAGGCTCCACTTGTTGCAGGTCTTGTAAATGAATTAGTTAAGGCAGGAATCCCAACATTTGGCCCATCTGCGGAGGCTGCAGCGTTGGAAGGTTCTAAGAATTTCATGAAGCATTTGTGTGACAAGTATGATATTCCAACTGCTAAG TACAAAACATTTACAGACCCATCCGTTGCAAAACAATATATTCAAGAACAAGGAGCTCCAATTGTTATCAAAGCAGATGGACTGGCTGCTGGAAAAGGAGTTACTGTTGCCATGTCACTggaagaggcgtatgaagctgtAGATTCAATGCTGGTAAAGGGTGATTTTGGTTCTGCAGGTTGTAGGGTCATTGTTGAGGAGTATCTAGAGGGAGAAGAAGTATCATTTTTCGCATTGGTTGATGGAGAAAATGCAATTCCACTTGAATCCGCTCAGGACCATAAACGCGTTGGTGATGGCGATACGGGGCCTAATACTGGCGGCATGGGTGCGTACTCTCCAGCTCCAATATTAACCAAGGAACTTCAGTCAATAGTAATGGATCATATTATCACCCCGACAGTGAAAGGAATGTCAGCAGAAGGTTGCAAGTTTGTTGGCGTTTTGTATGCTGGTCTTATGATTGAGAAGAAATCTGGCATGCCTAAGTTAATCGAGTATAATGTGCGATTCGGCGATCCAGAGTGCCAG GTTCTCATGGTTCGGTTGGAGTCTGATCTGGTACAAGTCCTGCTTGCGGCTTGCAAAGGAGAGCTCAGTGGGGTATCTCTGAACTGGTCACCCGGGTCGGCCATGGTAGTGGTAATGGCAAGTAAGGGATATCCCGGGAAATACGAGAAGGGAACTTTGATTAAAAACCTCGAACAAGCCGAGCATGCTGCCCCTGGCATAAAGATATTCCATGCAGGAACTGCTTTTGACTCTGAGGGAAGATTCATTGCAACTGGTGGGCGTGTTCTTGGTGTAACAGCCAAGGGAGACAGTCTTGAAGAAGCATGTGATCGAGCCTATCGAGCCATCGACGAGATTAACTGGCCAGAAGGCTTCTATCGCCGGGATATTGGTTGGAGAGCCCTTCCTAAAAAACAATATGCTACTAAAGGTTGA
- the LOC112758064 gene encoding cytokinin riboside 5'-monophosphate phosphoribohydrolase LOG7: protein MEETKSRFKRICVYCGSSSGNKASYQEAAVQLGKELVEKRIDLVYGGGSVGLMGLVSQAVHDGGRHVLGVIPKSLMPREITGDPIGEVRAVSDMHQRKAEMARQADAFIALPGGYGTLEELLEIITWAQLGIHSKPVGLLNVDGFYNSLLSFIDKAVDEGFISPKARRIIVSAPTAKQLVTELEEHVPEQDEVVSKLVWEERLNYVPESEVAM, encoded by the exons atggaagaaaccaAATCAAGGTTCAAGAGGATTTGTGTGTATTGTGGAAGCAGTTCCGGAAACAAAGCTAGTTACCAGGAAGCTGCTGTTCAACTTGGAAAAGAGCtg GTTGAGAAAAGGATTGATCTTGTGTATGGAGGTGGGAGTGTGGGGTTGATGGGGCTTGTTTCTCAGGCTGTTCATGATGGTGGCCGCCATGTCCTAGG GGTTATCCCCAAAAGTCTCATGCCAAGAGag ATAACTGGTGATCCAATTGGTGAAGTGAGAGCAGTATCTGATATGCACCAAAGGAAAGCTGAGATGGCTCGTCAAGCTGATGCCTTCATTGCCCTACCTG GTGGTTATGGAACACTTGAGGAATTGCTGGAAATTATTACATGGGCTCAGCTTGGTATCCATAGCAAACCG GTGGGGCTGTTGAATGTGGATGGGTTTTACAATTCATTGTTAAGTTTCATAGACAAAGCCGTTGATGAAGGCTTTATTTCTCCAAAGGCACGTCGCATAATTGTGTCAGCTCCCACAGCCAAACAATTGGTCACAGAACTTGAG GAACATGTACCTGAACAAGATGAGGTTGTATCCAAGTTGGTTTGGGAAGAGAGGCTAAATTACGTGCCTGAATCAGAAGTTGCCATGTGA
- the LOC112758053 gene encoding phosphoribosylamine--glycine ligase-like isoform X1 translates to MSCATFNVGASFNLHGRSHVGNSNPFHFRVQHCVLHKPSSTSLFIQNLNLRSSNVSVSASSPFHSVFKCSARNSESSGSVGVDTNNSSQEKVIVLVIGGGGREHALCYALQRSPSCDAVFCAPGNAGISSSGNATCITDLNVYDAAAVISFCHKQGVGLVVVGPEAPLVAGLVNELVKAGIPTFGPSAEAAALEGSKNFMKHLCDKYDIPTAKYKTFTDPSVAKQYIQEQGAPIVIKADGLAAGKGVTVAMSLEEAYEAVDSMLVKGDFGSAGCRVIVEEYLEGEEVSFFALVDGENAIPLESAQDHKRVGDGDTGPNTGGMGAYSPAPILTKELQSIVMDHIITPTVKGMSAEGCKFVGVLYAGLMIEKKSGMPKLIEYNVRFGDPECQVLMVRLESDLVQVLLAACKGELSGVSLNWSPGSAMVVVMASKGYPGKYEKGTLIKNLEQAEHAAPGIKIFHAGTAFDSEGRFIATGGRVLGVTAKGDSLEEACDRAYRAIDEINWPEGFYRRDIGWRALPKKQYATKG, encoded by the exons ATGTCTTGTGCCACCTTCAATGTTGGAGCTTCTTTCAACCTTCATGGACGCTCTCATGTTGGAAATTCCAATCCATTTCATTTTAGAGTCCAACACTGTGTTTTGCACaagccttcttctacttctctcttCATTCAGAACTTGAATTTGAGGAGCTCCAATGTTAGTGTTAGTGCCTCAAGTCCATTCCACAGTGTTTTCAAATGCTCTGCTCGGAACTCAGAGTCATCGGGTTCTGTTGGGGTTGATACAAACAATAGTTCTC AAGAAAAGGTGATTGTTCTTGTAATTGGTGGAGGAGGACGCGAACACGCACTTTGCTATGCCTTGCAACGATCACCATCCTGTGATGCTGTATTTTGTGCCCCCGGCAATGCAGGAATTTCCAGCTCTGGAAATGCTACTTGCATTACAGACCTCAATGTCTATGATGCAGCAGCAGTAATCTCATTTTGTCACAAACAGGGGGTGGGACTTGTTGTTGTGGGACCCGAGGCTCCACTTGTTGCAGGTCTTGTAAATGAATTAGTTAAGGCAGGAATCCCAACATTTGGCCCATCTGCGGAGGCTGCAGCGTTGGAAGGTTCTAAGAATTTCATGAAGCATTTGTGTGACAAGTATGATATTCCAACTGCTAAG TACAAAACATTTACAGACCCATCCGTTGCAAAACAATATATTCAAGAACAAGGAGCTCCAATTGTTATCAAAGCAGATGGACTGGCTGCTGGAAAAGGAGTTACTGTTGCCATGTCACTggaagaggcgtatgaagctgtAGATTCAATGCTGGTAAAGGGTGATTTTGGTTCTGCAGGTTGTAGGGTCATTGTTGAGGAGTATCTAGAGGGAGAAGAAGTATCATTTTTCGCATTGGTTGATGGAGAAAATGCAATTCCACTTGAATCCGCTCAGGACCATAAACGCGTTGGTGATGGCGATACGGGGCCTAATACTGGCGGCATGGGTGCGTACTCTCCAGCTCCAATATTAACCAAGGAACTTCAGTCAATAGTAATGGATCATATTATCACCCCGACAGTGAAAGGAATGTCAGCAGAAGGTTGCAAGTTTGTTGGCGTTTTGTATGCTGGTCTTATGATTGAGAAGAAATCTGGCATGCCTAAGTTAATCGAGTATAATGTGCGATTCGGCGATCCAGAGTGCCAG GTTCTCATGGTTCGGTTGGAGTCTGATCTGGTACAAGTCCTGCTTGCGGCTTGCAAAGGAGAGCTCAGTGGGGTATCTCTGAACTGGTCACCCGGGTCGGCCATGGTAGTGGTAATGGCAAGTAAGGGATATCCCGGGAAATACGAGAAGGGAACTTTGATTAAAAACCTCGAACAAGCCGAGCATGCTGCCCCTGGCATAAAGATATTCCATGCAGGAACTGCTTTTGACTCTGAGGGAAGATTCATTGCAACTGGTGGGCGTGTTCTTGGTGTAACAGCCAAGGGAGACAGTCTTGAAGAAGCATGTGATCGAGCCTATCGAGCCATCGACGAGATTAACTGGCCAGAAGGCTTCTATCGCCGGGATATTGGTTGGAGAGCCCTTCCTAAAAAACAATATGCTACTAAAGGTTGA